TATGTATGCTTAGACTTAGATTGCAATGAATCAGCTGTCCTAGTTTGTGAGCAGTTGAGAATGCATTTTGTCTCAATTTTGGAGCTTGGATGACTTCTCTGTTTTGATGGTTGATCTTTTCTAGGGTGCAACTGTTTACCTGTTGACTCTTGCAAATTAACGGTCACTTGACTTCTAGCCTGTTCCTTGTCTCAAACTCAAATAGTTTTCTTTGGTCCACAAACATATTTTTTGTGGTAGGCTCTGTGCAAGTTTGTTAGAAGCTGTGTTCACTATGCTATTCATTCTTTGATCTAGGTTGAGGATTAAACTTTTTTGTATTTCCTTCACATCTGTCACATGTACTGTACATTTTGTGTCTTAACATGTTGTTTTGTTTGCTACAGTCATGGCGGAAATGGCACCTGAGGGTTCCAAGTTCGATGCTAAGCACTATGATTCTAAAATGCAGGAGCTGCTGTAAGTAATATATtgctttttttgttgttgttcaACCTTACCTATTTCCATCATCTGTGAGTCTGAGTTCCAAGCCTACCTCTATTTCATGTAATACAGGAGCACTGGTGAGACTGAGGAATTCTTCACCTCAAATGATGAGGTTTCTGAGAGCTTCAATGACATGGGCCTCCAAGAGAACCTTCTGATGTGCTTTGATCCATCAATTGAATTAAATTAACAGAGTCTTGCGCACCACAGAGACGAATACATTAGGATGTACTTTATTCCGAAATAATGGTGCATAATTATTCAGCCAACTTAGATCCTACAGGTACTTTCATGATTCTTGTTGGGGTCGAGTTAGGTGTACATCAGTTGAGTACCACTTGCTGGACACATTTTACGTGAAATTTTTTTGTTATTATGTACATGAATTTTGTTATTATGTACCTTGCTGTGAAAATTTTTAGTTTTACTGCAACTTTTACGTGTCCAGCAAAGTGGTCCTCAACTGATGTACATCTAACTCGGCGCCATCAAGAATCATGAAAGTACCTGTAGGATCTGGGTTGGCTGAATAATTATGCACCATTATTTCGGAATAAAGTACATCCTAATGTATTCGTCTCTGTGGTGCTGTTAATTTGATTCGATTGATGGATCCAAAGCACCGTGCTTTATTTTTCTCCTTGCATGATGCTTATTGCCTGGTGATTCTAGGTTGAACTTGCAAAAATGTTGTTGAATGAGGGCCAGATGCACCTGTTTGAGCACTGGCCAGAACTAGGTGTTGATGATGACAAGAAAAGAGGCTTCTTTGATCAGGTGTGTATTCATATAGAGGACATGTAGCAGCACTGATATTACATCACCACGGAGTTGTTCCATGCTTATTGATCCAACAAAAAAAAGCACACTGTACCGATAGTATCCGGCAAGAATTGTGAAATGTCATATTACCCATGAACTACTCTTTTTAGTAGTACAGTCAAGTACAGTGTCATCTTCCCTTTCTGTGCATATATTTGTACATTTTATAGCACTATAATCTATGCCTTGAAGTCATAATCAAAAATATACCTTTTCCCCTATATTCTGAAAGTTTTGATTATCTTAGGTTCGTCGACTTAATTCAAGCTATCCTGGAGGGCTGGTATCATACATCCAGAATGCCAAAAAACTTTTGGCACATTCAAAAGCAGGCAAAAACCCATACGATGGTTTTACTCCTTCTGTAAGTCGTCTTATATCCATTTTGTTGATAGATAAACTTGGCCCtaatatctttttcttttcatggGTTTGTTCTGGAAACACTTAAGTTGAGCATCATGAACTCTAAATTGTTCAAATTGAATAACTTAACTCATCACAACATCACAATTGTTCCCAGGGATAAATGTTagtttgatatatttttttaccttttcttttcttagtGCCGTAGTTAATAAATTTTGCTATATCATACTTCAGGTTCCGTTAGGGGAGCTATTGAACTTTGGCGATGACAACTTTGTTTCATTGGAAGCAGCTGGGGTAAAAGAAGTACGGAATGCTGCGTTTGTTCTTGTAGCTGGAGGGCTTGGTGAAAGACTTGGCTATAAAGGAATTAAGGTATGCGCTGAGCTGCTAATAGCAAACTTAATATCTAATCATGGAAAAGGCCAACATCTAGACTGGATTCTTTCTCAATGCAGTTATGTCATGAGGTAGCACAGTAGCTAGCACACTTTGTTTGGTACTCAAActatattttgtatttttttctttaatttggtTTAAAATTTTCTCTAGCTGATAATAGCACAATAGCACATTgtcctacatttttttttagaacAACATTGGCCACAGCCCTGTTCCATTATTTCCATTGAAAAACAAGATGCATACAGTTCAGTTTTAGCTCCTAACTTTAGACTGCAAGCACCACCTGGTGGCTTGCACAGTCTTTTACTGAAAAATATAAAATCACTTTGGAATTAATAGTAAGAAAGCTTGATGAACTGGTGGTAATGTATTTGTCATGGTTCAAAGCTTTTATTCTATGATTTTGGTCAGGTAGCACTTCCCCGGGAAACGACTACTGGAAAGTGTTTCCTTCAACATTACATAGAGTCTATTCTGTCTTTACAAGAGGCCAGCTGCAAAATGTTTGATGGTATGTACTCTGCACTATATCTGTAGTGGATTGATGACTTGCCAACATTGTCTCTATAGTGCGTATTATTTTTAATAGTTCTCACGAATTTAATTTTGATCTTAGCATTAAGTGTGTCTTGTTTTCATCGTTTATACTTATGCCCCTTCTGTACAAGAGATCTGTCAATCACTTGAATTAGTTTGCTAGTTTCATTACTTACACATGATATATGGTGGGCCTCAAAGAAGCTTCAGGTCTTATTTTATTCTTATTGATGCTGTTCGTTGCCATGCAACAGGGTGTCATACAAAGATTCCATTTGTTATTATGACTTCTGATGATACAAACGCGCTAACCATCAAGCTTTTGGAGTCGAACTCCTACTTCGGAATGGAACCATCTCAAGTGAAAATACTAAAGCAGGTTTTTTCGATCTCCCTATTCTTTTCATGTGCTTGTTAGGAGAAAACCTCCGTTCTATCTATGCAAAGCACATATCAGTTACTTCTGGTGTTAACCGTACatgttcattttctttttcaggaaaAAGTAGCATGTCTAGCTGACAATGATGCAAGGCTTGCATTAGACCCAAATGATAAGTACAAAATTCAGGTAGAAAATTTCCATATGAGGATTAATAACATTGTATTTAAAATATTCTAACCATATTATTTCTGCATACACTGAGTATCTGTCCACGTTTCTAACTCTCAATTTTGTGACCTGACAGACAAAGCCACATGGGCACGGAGATGTTCATTCTCTTCTCTATTCAAGTGGCTTGCTTGAACAATGGTATGCTCATTGATTCAAGAATTCACCACCGGGGGCAGTTTTTTCCCTACTTGAAGAAATTAGCAGTTATATATGATGAAATAATTTACTAAAATGATACTATGTATTCTTTTGATAGGAAGAGTGAAGGGCGGAAGTGGGTTCTCTTTTTCCAGGATACAAATGGGTTGCTTTTCAATGTTTGTACTCTGGCCTCCTACTGTACTATAATTTACTGCCAAAAGATAGAAAATTTTTAACATCCTTAAAAATGTACCAAGAGATATCAAAATTGTAAACTGAATCTGGTACCGTAGGTTCCAGTTTTTAGTACTTTGGTGCCAAAAAATAGGCACATCCCCATATGTAAATTGTGCTACCTCTTCGTATTTTCCAAGGACCCTTAAAACCTCTAATAAAGATGAAACTGCTTCCATGAGATAAAGGAACCTTTGGCTACATAGAACTGACAtgtttttttaaattttgtaGGCAATACCATCAGCATTAGGTGTCAGTGCCACTAAGGGTTACAATGTAAATTCTCTCGCAATTCCTAGGAAGGCAAAAGAAGCAATTGGAGGAATTACCAAACTTACTCATGTTGATGGTAGGTTTTACTATCATCTACCCCATTGATGCGAGTTGTTTTGAAAGCAAGAAATTTATCATTTGTTATATTTTGAACAAAAGAATTATGCAATTAATCTTTCAGTTTTTAGTAAGTTTTTACTatgaaaatcaagaaaaatattCTTTTATTCGGAAAGATTTTAAAGAGTCATTTCTCGACTGTTCTATACTGGCATTTCAATTGGCTGGTTGCATCTAATTGATTTGTTTTGTTAATTAGTCACAACTCCATTATTGTGCACAGGTAGAACAATGGTCATCAATGTAGAGTACAATCAGCTTGATCCACTCCTTCGTGCAACTGGACATCCTGATGGAGATGCAAATTGTGAGACAGGCTATTCTCCATATCCTGGAAATATAAACCAGGTAAACCATACATATTCCAAAGGGACAAATTTAACTTTCACTAGTTCAACACTTCAAAAGATCCTTGGACTCTTGCCAAATGCCATGAACACGGTTCTTAGGATGGCTTGTCTTATTACATTTCCCTTTTGGATGATGGCAAACCTGTCTATTAATATATTGTCCTTCTCTTATGATTTGGAGGCACATGTAATGCTAACACCGATATGAGTTAATGTGGATGCTGTTATCTTAATGTCACAGTCATTATGCTGTTTATGTTCATTTTCTTTATTGCTTTTAGAACTGAGCAAAACTTTGTCAGCATTATTAATTTTTACTAagaaaaaatgcatgttttgttgTACTAAGAGAAATACTGAACTCTTGCAGCTGATACTGGAGCTTGGACCATACATAGAGGAGCTCAAGAAAACACATGGTGCCATTTCTGAATTTGTAAATCCCAAGTAATTTGTCTGATCCTGTTCTCTTAATTACTTCTATTTACAGTGATATTGCCAAGTTATATCTTGATTTTGCGTATAGGTTCTCAATATGAATTTTGGTCCTTTGTTTAACCCCCAACCTCTGATCATTTTTGTCAATTTAGGTATACTGATTCAACCAAGATGGCATTTAAATCCTCCACTCGTCTAGAATGCATGATGCAAGACTATCCAAAAACACTGCCTCCATCAGCAAAAGTTGGATTCACGGTAAGAGGCAGCTGATCATCTGTTGAGCCTTGAGCATGTCAGCTAACCATTTCTATCAGTTGTACCATGTGGATAAGTATCCTGAGTACAAAGAATGCGCTGCATTCCTGCTCTCAGTTTTTTTCTACTCGATATAGCCAAGGTCCCCTTATCTTGCTGCATTACTGATGTAGTGAGTGTACATGATAAAAAAAGATTGCATTAGgaatttaatagattcgttgcAGTGCCTTAACTCACCAATGAATAATTAATGGGCACAGTCAAAAAAGGGAACTTATATTGGAAGTAGTTATCCACTTATCCTCACATAATGTACACTTTTGAAAAGGCAGTCTGTTTTCAGTGTTCTGTTAGGAATTATAAGTGCCACTCTACCTTTCAGGGAATAGGAAAAAACACTCCAATCTCAGGAGAGTGGTGGGCATCTAATGCTGTTTTTGTTTCTCTAGGAACTAGGAAGAACATCACTAAATTGAATCTTAGACACTATGTTCCTTACATGTGTTATTATTTCTTACCTCTAAGATCATTAGCAATTCATGTTATTAAGTGTTGTTTAACTTTTGCTGCAAATGATTTTTCATGGTTCGTCCCCTAACTGTTTTATTATTATTCTGCCTTTATTTACTTAAATTCTAGGTGATGGATACATGGCTTGCTTATGCTCCTGTGAAGAATAATCCTGAAGATGCAGCTAAAGTAAGATTTGAACTCTTTCTAAGATTAGTGTTTTTATTCTACATTGTTAGTTTACCATTGGTTGTGAAGTACTTTTGCCAATGCTGCTTATTTGAACTAGGTCTGTTAATTGTTAAATTTGATTATTGTTTTTTATTCTACATTGTTAGTTATTATTACCATTGGTTGTGAAGTACTTTTGCCAAAGCTTCTTATTTGAGCTAGGTCTGTTAATTGTTAAATTTGATTTTTGCCCCCCTGTTGTTGAGGTTAGCTTTAATTACACTTTGTCTATTCACGTCTGTCGATTCCGTCTATATTTGTTTGCGTATCTGATGTTGTGGTAAACTGGGACTATGCATCAGTCTTTGCCATGTTTCTCTTGCTTTGAAGCAGTTGTCTTTTTCCAGCGTCTTGCGTGCATGGGTGTTTATAAATTTTATAATTTGATATGCCTTCTTGCAGGTTCCGAAAGGCAATCCTTATCATAGTGCAACCTCAGGAGAGATGGCAATTTACAGGGCAAACAGCCTTATTTTGAGAAAGGTGATGCCATTAGCATATTCCTTTGGTGGGACACGCTATCCAATGGCAACGGGCTAGTTCTCAAGTTGTTTGTGCTCCAGCTCACCGCGATCCTTTCCCTCCCTTTCCAGGCTGGTGCACAGATTGCTGACCCTGTAGTTTACACCTTCAACGGGCAAGAGGTAGAGGTTTGGCCACGAATAACCTGGAGTCCACGTTGGGGTCTTACCTTCAAGGATGTCGAGGAGAAAGTGCGTGGCAACTCTTCCATTTCTCAGAGGTCAGCTTTGGTCATCAATGGTCGGAACATCTTCCTTGAAGGCCTTTTGTTGGACGGCACTCTTATTGTCAATGCTGTCGATGATGCTGAGGTATTAACATTATTAAGCATCTTTAACTCAAGAAACCTGGGCATAATTCAAGCGTCACAGTTTCGCTATTACCTTAACAACGAAATATTTTTCTCATATGTCATCGCTTCATGCCGGTTTGCAGGTTAAAGTTACTGGTCATGTACATAATAAAGGTTGGATTATCCGGCACGTCGACTACAAGGACACCTCCGAGAAGGAAGAGACCAGAATTCGCGGATTTAAGTTCGAGAAGGTTGAACAGCTAGAGGTGGACTACACCAAGCCAGGAAAGCATTCCTTGAGTGCATGAACAACACGTCCCTTGATTGCCTGATCGACCTGACTAGCTTCCAACCAGTTGGAAATAGTTCACGTCACGATTGTCTCCCAGATTTTGGGAGGCCATTAGCTTATCTGAAAGTGTTCTTGTCCTTCTAAAGTACAAATAAGGAGCAAAGCGCTTCACCAATCACTCGCCATTCTTAATGTGCATCTGTAGTTGTACAGTACCCTCGTTCATAGCCAACCATTTTACGCCCTTTTCCATCAAAGTTGATTATTTGTATTGGATCTGATGTTGGTGTAATAATTTATAATGAATCAAGACTTCGCGCCGAATCAAGCAAGTGCGTGTTATATGTTGCATCTTTTTGTTTGTTATATGCCATGGCAGGGATTAGTGAATATCCTGGTGCTCCAGCATTTGTTAATCAGATCATTTCATCATAAAAAAGAACAGCTGATGAGTCTTTTGCATTCTTTAGAATACACCCCTTCTGTTTTTGCAAATAGACTCCTAATTTGGATTGcaactattaatcgcgatccgattatttgcgAAACGAACCCTAAAATGTTTCATAAGACGCCTACTTTGGATCGCCCCCTTTTTTGGGTCCCAGTTTTTattggcgcggcggcggggctccctCGGCAAGACCCCGGATCCCCAGTGGCGATCGGCGATGAAGGAGAGGAACGTGGAAACGTGGAAGGTGAAATCGGTGCAGACAGGCTGATGCGGTGGCGAGGACGACCATGTCGGATTGTCGGCGGCGATGGCACGAAGAAATAGGCAACCACGGCGACGAGGCGAAGCGCCAACGCACGACGCGGCACAGCGACAGGAATCTCTGCTAGTTTTGGGCGATCTATGAGAAGAACGGGCTCATCTTCCGCCGAAGATTTGGCACTTGTTCACTGAACTGCATTGGCACTGTGCATCTCTGCTAGTTTTATACCTTATCAGTTTGATGACCCCATCTGCATATGTGTTTTTTTCTCTTGTGTTTGCGATCTGAATCAACCTTCGTAGTCTTCCTCCAGCTCCAGCAGTGTGGGGAATTGTCACAGCAGCATCCTTTGGCCAATTAATTTTGCATATATGTCTGTTGAGGCGAACACACAACAAATTTTGACTTGAAATGGCACAAGATAGTGAATTGATGCTGATGACACATCTGACTTGATTCTCTGCAGGGTCTGACCTGAATGGTCTTTTTTGAGGGGCAGCTTGGTGTAGCTCATGGTTAGTTTGCCATGAGTATGGACAGGTACCATACCACCTGCCTAATCCCAAGAAGGTACAAATTCTCTGGTACCTACGCTAATTTCATCGTTCAGTATCGTTACAGAGCTTGTGTAATCGTGTTGCCTTGTGCCTTTAGAGTCATAGATCATGGTAACCGTATGCTCATCCTACACCACATCTTCtcttaggggctgtttggatatcaggggttaaaatttagccctatcacatcggatgttcaaatgctaattaaaaagattaaatatgataattataaaactaactgcagaattcctaggctaattcgcgagacgaatcattagcaaatggttaccgtaacatcacattatcaaatcatgaactaattagatttaatagattcgtctcacgaattagtctccatctatgtaattaattttataattagactatatttaatacttttaattaatatctaaacctCGGATCCGATGatagaactaaagtttagccgtAAGCCAAACAACACctttaattaaaaaaacatcGCATCTTCTGTTTTCTGTTCAGTTGATGGCGATTTGGAACCTTTGCTGATGTGATTTCTTGTCGTATGATTGCTATTGCCACGAGCATCATGGCTGCCTCAGGTCATCAGGTGCGCATGCCCTTGCCAAAAGCCAAAACTTTATTCTGACTCCCAAGCTCTGACACCATCATTCTGCAGCCCCATTTGTTGAAGCATTTTTTCGCCGTCACCTTTTCCCCTTTCCGTCAACCCTTGGTACGAACCCAAAAGAAAATGCTAGCTCTAGAGTGAACTGCACAACTGTGCTCTGTTTGTTCTTAGAAAAGGTACgtagacccccccccccccccccccccaaaagaAATACTGATCGATGAATGTTCATCAAAGGAAACACAAAGAGAAATTCGTCGACTTCCTGATACATTTCAGCAGTGCACGCCATGTAAGTTAAATGCTGCCAGATTTCTCATCGATCTGATCAGAGAAGTTGACGAATAACAAACAATGTCTCACAGACTATGCCATCACAAATTCCCTCTTTGTTTTTAAATTCTAGTGCTCATCAGAATTCTAATGCTTCAATCTGAAATAGTTGATGTCCACTAAACCACCTAGACATCAGAGATGCTATCACTATCAGTGGTAGGGTTATCCACTACTGAGTACTGGCCTACCATCTTAGCAGGGATTACCCAAACAAAAAGGCAGCTCAACAGTCATGGAACCTAAACAAGACCGTCAGCAGCATCAAGCTTTTGAGGACTTGGGAGGTAAGAGAGTTCAGAGCCCCAGCAGGATGTAGTAGACCAGGGTGATGGGTAGAGCAATCAGCATTCCGAATATCACACTGCAGCAAAGAGAGCATTATGAATGATCATTGTCACCGTGTCTCATGGTCCATGAGCAAGAATGAACACTAGGAGCAATCATGCGGATTCTGTCCTAGTTTAATCCCTTATTATTTCTTTGACTGCACGAGTCACTTCTCAAACATTATCATTTGGAATCATTGGAAATTCGGTGGGTGATAATTTCTGATTGTGATTCTTTTCACATGATGATTTATGATTGTATAATTTAAAAGGAAAGCAGGAAGCATGGTCAGAGATTCCTCATTACAAGACAAGAAAGAGCATCAATGGACAGGCTGAACCTAAGCAACAGAGAAGTTGGTACTGAGAAAAACTAAGGAATGTCAAAGAGATCATCTTACGCTGTGCTCAATATGTCAGGATGAACGTTGTACTCCTTGGCAAACACAAACGGCACGATTCCTTGTGGTAGAGCAGCCTGAAAAAATCGAGTGGCAAGTCAAGTTGTGGACCTTTTTTCCCAGTGTTGTACAGCATGCTAGTTTGACACACAAGAAGCAGTATACCTGAACAATGGCAATGTGCAGAAGCACTCCACGCAGACCGACAGCAATGGAGGCGGCAGCCATGACTGCTGGACCCACGAGGAACCGGACGGCCATGGCGTATGCAGCAAGTTTGTTCCCACAGGCAATGATCCGCGGCTGCAATGCCATGAACAAGCCTGCAAAACGTGACAGTTAAGTACTTGCAGCTATACATGATACAGCAATAGAAGCATTGAGCAATGCACTATCAGAGATCTACACACCTAGGCTGAACATTGCCATCCCAAGCCCTGCGTCTGACAGGATCGAGATCGACCGGGCGATGATCGCAGGCATTTCAATCCCCCACCTAAATGCATCACAGTTCACAAACCGGACAGGAATTATTTAGCTGAAATGCAGGAATGACTCATGAAACATTGCCTGAAGATTGGAGAAATGAACTTGATGGACAGACCTGAAGGAGACCAAGGACCAGATGACACCAATGAGGCTGGAGTAGGTGTTGGGGTTCCTGATCAGCTTCCTCCAGACCATGATCAGGATGAGCCTCGTCATCACGCTCGCCGGGGGCATCGAGGCCGGCCtcccctcgccgtcgtcctTGGGGTAGAGCTGGGCGGTGGAGTTGGACCCGAGCTTGGACAGGGTCGGCCCGCCCTTGTCCGCGCCGTTCCCGTTCTTGGTCCTGCTGAAATCGTCACGGCCGTACTCATCGTAGGCCTGGGTTCCTGTGCTCGATGCATGATCAAAAATGAAATTTCGGTTCAGCTAGCCATCTCACATACTACAAATCTACAATCCACAAATCTAAGCAGAGCATTTGACATTGTTAAAAGCAGAGGATGCTAAAGAAATTTTGGTTTTCAAGAAATTCATCAGTTCCTGAACAGCCGATGGTTTGGTCGGATGGTCGACAGCACACGACCAGGATCGCTAGCTAGCAGCCAAAAAGAAGTGTCCTAGCCACTAGTACTGGGGGAGGGAAAAGATGTTACCTTTGGCGAGGACATCGCcgtgctcggcgccgccgccgaagacgTGCACGGCGGCGCGCTCGGAGACCGGCGAGGCGCTGGAGCTCCAGACGAACATGTGCAGGTCCTTCCTCTTGGCCGCCTGCGCGTGCGGCTGCGGCGAgtacccgccgccggcgcccttctCCTCGTCACCTCCCGCTCCCTTGGCGCCGACGATGTTGAAGAACTCGGCGTGGTTGAAGCTGGAGCCGCGCGGCGTGGGGTTTCGCGACGACTGCAGCGAGTAGATCTCGACGCCGGAGAGGTTGGAGACCCGCGGCTGCTGCATGGACTGGGAGTGTGAATGGGAGTGGGAGCAGGCGGCCTCGGAGCGGGAGCAGGTGGACTTGCGCACGGTGACCCGCATCCGGCCGTCGTCGGCGACGTGGGCGTCGGCCTCGAGCTCCCccttggcggcgtcggcgagcgaGACGACGTCGGAGTCGACGCGGAAGGAgacgatggaggcggcggcgccgtcggggaACTGGTCCATgacgagcgcgcgcgcggcgcggtacTCGAAGAGGAAGAGCATGAGCGTGTACCATATGATGCACTGGAGGACGACGACCTGGACCATGAGCGTGCCGGCGGAGTCTGGGCCGTACATGCCCCGGAGCAGGGGGATGCCCATGACGAGCGTGTTGGGGAGcgtggagagggagaagagcgTGATGCTCCAGTCGaggccgaggaggcggcggaccGGGGAGATGCGGGAGGAGGCGATGGCGAGGAGGGCGAGGACGGCGAGCTTCTGGAGCGTgtcggcggcgaggaagcggaGGTTCATGGCGAAGGGGTTGTTGGTGGAGATGAAGTGGAAGGAGAGGAGCGGGACGGCGAAGAGCGCGACGAAGCGGTTGATGCCGGAGCACTGGTCCGGGGTGAAGATGCGCCACCAGCGGACGGAGCCGTAGGCGAGCGTCATGGCGACGTAGAGCGGCACCACCGCCGTGAGGACGTGGTAGAGATCGAGGGCGGTGATCATGGCTGCCGGCTTTGCTTTGCTGCCTTGCTGGGATGGAACACGGGTAGAAACGAAACGAGCTGTTGCGGCGAGCACCAGTGCGGGAGGTCTGTGGGCTGTGGCTACCTAGAACATGGCTGGAGAgcggagagaggaagaaggtgaatggacagagaaagaagaagagcacaGCAGGTAaatgggaggaagaagaacagggAGGGGAGACACAGCAGGTGGCGTCGTGGGATGTCCTATGGTCTCGACTCTCGAGTAAGACAggacaggaggaagaagaacagggGAGGGGAGACACAGATGAGGCAAGCGGGTCAGAGGGGAGGAAATGCAGGCGGCGCAGGGGAAGCATGGCATTGTACAAGAGATTTTTGCAGGCAGAGGCAGCAGCGAGCCTGGCTTGCATTGCAGGTGCAGTCGTGCAGAGGTGGTAGTAGGAGcatgggggagagagagaggaggcggtAGCTAGGTCTGCGCGCGCGGCGGAAACCAAGGGAGGTACGCTTCCGGTTGGCGTAATGGCAGACAAGAAAGGCGTCGCATCGGGAGGTGCGTGTGCTGACGAACAAGACGGAGACGGGGGCCCTGGCCGTCTGCCCGCCTAGCCGGTggccggggaggcggggagAGACCGAGAGGACTGAGGTAGAAGTTGTCCCTTGCAGTAGCAGCAGGCAGAGGTCACTTTATGCAGCTGTTGACACCCAAAAGCAGCCTTGGACTTTGGCGCCTTGCTTGCTCGTCCTCCTGCAATGCTGCAACAGTGGAGTGAGTGTGAGAGTGTGGACAATGAAGCCTCAGTGCCTTTTGTATTAGGGTGTTAATAGTACGAGGTCAGTGAAGCACGCACGAAGACAAGAATGTTACGAAGACAGTAGGGAGTTTCTGAAGTTAGGGATGATTCTAGGAAAACCTAAACAGTTTTGCTGTTTATCTGTAGACAGTTTTGCAAATGTTACGACACGGGTAGCAGCAGGTGCCCCCCTGCCGCAGGAGGACCTAGCGAGCATGTGGCCGGCTTCCCGAGCAGCGGCCCTAGCCGGTGAGGCGGGAGGGTAGCAGCGGCCCTGGCCGGCGAGGCGAGCAGCCGAGTAGGGAGCACGGTCGGCGGCGCTCGGGCTGGGGGCGGCGGCCTAGCCGAGCTGCGACTCCGGCGGGCGCAGGCCGGGTCCCAGGCGGCACTGCGCGCGGCGGCCTGGCTGTGGGTTCGAGCAGTGCTATGCCAAGATAGAAAGCTACTCATGGCAACGAGTTGCTGTATGCCAACCACATGGATCTAAACAGCAAGCAAGTAGAACGAAAGAAGCAGCAGTAGGTGCCAGGAAGTAGACGCAAGCACCGACGGGGACGGGTTTAGCAGGTTTCAC
This portion of the Setaria viridis chromosome 7, Setaria_viridis_v4.0, whole genome shotgun sequence genome encodes:
- the LOC140223360 gene encoding uncharacterized protein: MEPGQVDQAIKGCVVHAPRRPLASAAESETPISGSTQRTKATPATGPINSPLRASVMAEMAPEGSKFDAKHYDSKMQELLSTGETEEFFTSNDEVSESFNDMGLQENLLMCFDPSIELN
- the LOC117863004 gene encoding UDP-sugar pyrophosphorylase, which translates into the protein MLLNEGQMHLFEHWPELGVDDDKKRGFFDQVRRLNSSYPGGLVSYIQNAKKLLAHSKAGKNPYDGFTPSVPLGELLNFGDDNFVSLEAAGVKEVRNAAFVLVAGGLGERLGYKGIKVALPRETTTGKCFLQHYIESILSLQEASCKMFDGCHTKIPFVIMTSDDTNALTIKLLESNSYFGMEPSQVKILKQEKVACLADNDARLALDPNDKYKIQTKPHGHGDVHSLLYSSGLLEQWKSEGRKWVLFFQDTNGLLFNAIPSALGVSATKGYNVNSLAIPRKAKEAIGGITKLTHVDGRTMVINVEYNQLDPLLRATGHPDGDANCETGYSPYPGNINQLILELGPYIEELKKTHGAISEFVNPKYTDSTKMAFKSSTRLECMMQDYPKTLPPSAKVGFTVMDTWLAYAPVKNNPEDAAKVPKGNPYHSATSGEMAIYRANSLILRKAGAQIADPVVYTFNGQEVEVWPRITWSPRWGLTFKDVEEKVRGNSSISQRSALVINGRNIFLEGLLLDGTLIVNAVDDAEVKVTGHVHNKGWIIRHVDYKDTSEKEETRIRGFKFEKVEQLEVDYTKPGKHSLSA
- the LOC117862587 gene encoding probable auxin efflux carrier component 1b, encoding MITALDLYHVLTAVVPLYVAMTLAYGSVRWWRIFTPDQCSGINRFVALFAVPLLSFHFISTNNPFAMNLRFLAADTLQKLAVLALLAIASSRISPVRRLLGLDWSITLFSLSTLPNTLVMGIPLLRGMYGPDSAGTLMVQVVVLQCIIWYTLMLFLFEYRAARALVMDQFPDGAAASIVSFRVDSDVVSLADAAKGELEADAHVADDGRMRVTVRKSTCSRSEAACSHSHSHSQSMQQPRVSNLSGVEIYSLQSSRNPTPRGSSFNHAEFFNIVGAKGAGGDEEKGAGGGYSPQPHAQAAKRKDLHMFVWSSSASPVSERAAVHVFGGGAEHGDVLAKGTQAYDEYGRDDFSRTKNGNGADKGGPTLSKLGSNSTAQLYPKDDGEGRPASMPPASVMTRLILIMVWRKLIRNPNTYSSLIGVIWSLVSFRWGIEMPAIIARSISILSDAGLGMAMFSLGLFMALQPRIIACGNKLAAYAMAVRFLVGPAVMAAASIAVGLRGVLLHIAIVQAALPQGIVPFVFAKEYNVHPDILSTAVIFGMLIALPITLVYYILLGL